In Celeribacter baekdonensis, the genomic stretch GGTGATCCCGGCGTCGGAGATCGCCGTAGACTTCAGCACAGGAGCCGACAGCATCTGATTTGGGAACATCGCCTGGAGGAACCCAACCATCTGCTTTTGGGGACCGTCCGTTGGTTCAAATCGCGTTACGAGGTATCGGAACCACTTCAGGCGCATGTTCGCTCCAGCGTCACGGATCGTCTTCATGATCCCGCCCAGCATCAGGAGAAACTGGCTCATCGACATGACGTCCAGCATCTGAGGATGGACCGTCACAATGACTGAGGAAGAAGCCGTGAGAGCAGTGAGCGTGAGGTAGCCCAGCTGAGGAGGGCAATCGATCACAACCACGTCATAACGGTCATCAACCTCGCTAAGCGCCTTCGATATACGAGTGAAGAAGGTGCGGCCCTCATGGGGATCGCTGCTCGTCAAAGCAACCGGGGTATCGTATTCGTATTCTTGAAGCTCGAGACTTGCCGGAACGATATCTAGGTTGGGAAAGTTTGTTGGCCGGATCACCTCTGAGATCGGCTTGCGCTCGTCATCATACCGAAGTGTTTCGTAGAGCGAAGGCACGTCGTCGAGTTCAGGCTGAATGCCATGCAAAGCTGTGAGCGAGGCTTGAGGGTCCAAGTCGATCGCAAGAACTCGATGCCCCTTCAGCGCCAAGTGCTGCGCGAGGTGGGCGGCGGTAGTGGTCTTTCCGGAACCCCCTTTGAAGTTCACGACAGACACGACGTGCAGTTCTTCGCCAGGCTGCCGATAGGGGACATAACGGCGTTTACCGGGGCGGCCATGCTTGTCGAGATAAGCTCTCAGTTCGAGCATTTGTTCAGCTGAATAGCTACGTCTCCCCGACGACGAAGTTTCCGGATCGGGGCCCTTACCTTCGAGGTGGAGCTTCTTGATTGTCGACTGCGTGACACCGAGGTAGTAGGCGACCTCTGCTAGGGAAAACTGACGTAGACCTTTTTGAGCGTCCGGAGGATACTGTTCTTGCCGCAACATGTTGAGGCGATCAGATATCAGCTCCCCCTGCTGGAGGATGATCTCGTCGAAGGGTTGATCCTTCGTATCAGCCTCAAAAGACCTTTCTCGCATCTGCCCGCCCTCTAAATATCGCTTTTTCAGCGAATTCGCTCTTTAAAGTGTCATCTACACGGAAAATCGAGTCTTAACAACGTTTATTGCTCGGCTGTTCGGCCTCACCTCAGTCGCCAGCGAGTCTAGAGGCCACAACAAACCATGGCGACAACCCTAGATCGCAGCCCAACATATAGATTCAACGGGGTTCTTAGCCACGCGAGATGAGACCGTGGTTCCGTGCCAACGTAGTCATATCTAACTGTTATATTTGTATTTTTTCGCTCTGCACGGCTGTCAAATGGCTGCCTACCCAGATCGTCAATGCCGGTCCCAGTTACGAAGGCACTCATGCTCCGCTTTTACTTTGCAAGGTTGAATACCACTCAGATCTAACTTCATTTACTTCGTTTAGTGAGCGGCGCGAAAGCTTTTCAACGCGTAAGTCGACCGTATCAGTGGCAAGCGAAAAAATGAGAATCGGCCGGGTTGCCCCGGCCGATTCTTTTCGTCACGCCGCGTCTTTTGGCCCCCAAGGGATGACGGCCTGCAGGGACAGATCGTCCTGGTTGGCGGCCTTGCCGAGGTTCGCGTTGAAGCCGTGGTCGCGGATGGTCAGCGTGTAGTAGTCGGCGCCGGTCTTTTTGATCCGCGAGGAATGGCCCGCAGGGTCAGGGGAAAAAGATCGGCGACAACCTTTGTGGACGGGACGACAGCTGCGACCAGCATGTCATGCAACTCAGACAAAGGGAGAAGTGCGGTGGCCACGAAGGAAGGTGGGTGAACAGCCGAACGAGATGCCGACGGTTGGCGATCTAGTGTGAAACCGACATATTAGCCCAGTGCAGTCGACAGGCCTTTCCTAAGAAAGTGGCGGTAGGCTACTGTCCGCAAAGCTATCGCGTGGGAGACATACTGTCGATTTTGCGACATTTCAGCTACACCAGCCGCGAGGAGATCGACCAGTGAACGATGAAGTAGAAGAAACTTGCTGTCGATTTTGTGGCTCGCCGATGCAGAAAGGCTATGTTTTCTGTAAGCAGTGCAATCACTTCAACGACTGGCGGCGGCACTTCTCTATTTCGACGCCAGTATTGGGACTACTTGTGGCGCTGGTATCCGTTTTAGGCATCAACGCAAACAATGTTCTGCAGGCACTCGACCCCAATCGGGCAAACTTTTTGATCGGCGGTCAGTTGATTGATGCAGATAGATTTCGAATGACCGTTACAAACACAGGTGGTGAACTTGGTTTCATCGGAGACAGGTTGGCATGCGAGCCGAAGTTGGAAGGCGGAAACTCTCTGTCATTCCGAGCTTCAACGGCGACAGGTGTAGCCGCAGGCGAGCAAGTCGAGCTAATCTTTGAGCCAAACAGCACCTACTACATCAAATTTCTCATTGCGCTTGAAGATGGAGATTTCCAACCAACACAGCCGGAGGATGGATATGGCTTCAGATCGATCAGTGAGGACCTCGGAGGGCCGTGGACTTGCAGCATTCACGCGTACGATCGACATGGGCCGGTCTCTGTTTCGCTTAGCGGCAACGAGCTCGGACTGACAATGCGAAACGGTCGCATTTCAGGAAGTCTATAAACTTCATTTGCAAAAACTACGCTTCTGTCAGTGGCGAAAACAACCGTTTGTGCCGCATGCAGAAACGTCGAAGCGGCCATTGGCGCATCCACAGCGAAATCTCACTTCGTACTGCATTGCTCCCCTTTCAAGAAAATAGCTCCAATGGCAGCCTCGTCGAACTAAGCCGAAAACGAACCGGGGCCTAAGCCCCGATCCTCTTGATGCGGATCCCGAGCTTGCGGGCCTTGTCGACGATGTTCTCGGTGATCCCGGAGCCCGGTGTTGCGATCAGGCCCTGCGGCATGGTCTCGAGCATCTTGTCGTTGCGCTTGAAGGGGGCCGCCTTGCCGTGGCTCTTCCAGTCGGGTTTGAAGACCACCTGGGTAACACCGCGCGTATCTGCCCAGCGGGCGGCGATCATCTCGGCACCTTTTGGAGTGCCACCATGCATGAGCACCATGTCGGGGTATTTCTGATGGGTGGCATCGAGGACGGACCAGATCAGATCGTAGGCGTGATAGTCCCCGCCCGAGAACGCGATCCGCGTGCCTTCGGGGCAGTGCACCTCGGTCTCCTTGCGGCGCTTGGCCGATAGATAGGCCCGGCTGTCCACCACGGCGGAGGTGAGGCCGCGATGAGAGACGCGTGATCCAGTGCGGGGCAGCCAGGGAGAACCGGTGGCGGCCGAGAAATGGTCCACGGCCAAATCGCGCATCTGTTCGAAAGCGTCGCGATGGTCCCAGAGTTTGAGCCCGATCATCTGGAGTCGTTCCAGCTCGACCGAGGCGACCTCGGAGCCGTCCTGGATGGCCAGACTTTCCCGGACCTCGGATTCATTGTCGTCGAGGAGCTTCTGGATATGGGCCAGCCGGCGATGGAAGATCGAGGTGAGGGACCAGAGCATCTCTTCGAGATTGTCTTCCAACTGGCTGCCAGTGAGAAGGCCGGTGGTGGTCTCAAAAAGTGTCGCCATGGCGAGATCAACCTCGTCAGGCTGGGGCAGGGGGCGGTGATCGGTCTCGCCAGGTCCCGGTGTTGCGCCATGAAGTGCGAGGTGGTCGAGGATGGCGGAGGTTACGCCGGTCTCCTCGGGGATGTCTGTCTGATGGGGCATTGTCTGGTTCCTCTGTTTGATCTGACCCGATTTGGATGGGGCGATAACAGGACCGGCGGCGACCGGGCCGCATCCGTCAGGATCGAAGCGCAGCGGAGAATGCGCCGCGGGCCGGAAAATTGTTCCCGCGAGGAATGAGCCGAAGGCTCAGGGGGATTTTTTGGTGCGGGGCGCATTGCTGCCCGGGCGAGGAGCACTCTGCTCCGACCCGCCGGTCCATCGCTCCCCTTATCCAAACGGGATCAGATCGAGCCCGCGGAACCTTTGCCCCTTCAGTTATCACGAGAGGAGGCTGGCGCTCACCCGTCCTCGATCTCCAGACCTTGCGCTTTCATGGCCTTCAACAAGGACCGGCGCAGCGGATCTTTGCCAAAAGCCCGCAAATCGTCGTTGAAATCGCCCATGTTTGGCACGAGATCACCAAAGGCAATTCCAATCAATTCCAGCTGGTTACGCAATCTTATGGATGCGTTACGTCCAGCCTCGTCATTGTCCCGCGCGATCCAGATGCGCTGGATGCCCGGCGGCGGGATGAAGAGGCCGAGATGGGTGGCGGTGAGACAGGAGGCGAGATCGAACTCCGGGAGAGCGGTGCCGATCGAGAGGGTGTTCTCGAGACCTTCGCCGACGATGAGATCGCTGCGAGGTGAGCCGGACCAGAAGCGGATGGCATGGCCATGAAGCTGCCCAAGGATCCGTTTTGGGCTCTCGATCGCGGCCAACCCGCCGGTAGACGGGTCGAGATAGGTGCGCGCACATCCGGTGACCTGACCACGATTGTCGGTGATCTTCGCCAGCAGGGCAGGGGCCCTTTGCGGCGGATCGGCGTCGTCCTCGCCCTGCCGCAGAAAGACCCGTGGGTGATAGCGGAGGGCAGGACCGAGCCGTGTGATCCCGCGACCTTGCAGATAGGTGGCGGCCAAGGTGCCAAGCACCGGCTTGCCGGCGGCAAAGAGTTTGCGCGCCCGCGCGATACGTTTGTTCGTGGAAGCATCCGGACGCTCAGCCTTTCGGGTGTCACGCAGAGCGGCAGGGCAGGGGGCCTCACCGAGGAAGGACCGGGCCTCCCTCAGCGTTTCCTTCAGCGTGACCGATCCAAGCCGTTCCTTCAGCAGGTCGATCAGATCGCCATATTCACCCGTCGCGAAATCTTGCCAGGACCCAGCTTTACGACCACCCTGCGCTTGCAGCCGGATCGCGAGACTCTGGCCCTTTGCGCCAGAGGTATCGCCGACCTGCCAATAGTTGCCCTGCTTACGCCCCTCGGGGAAATACTGTCGGCAGAAACTCTCGGCACGGTCTGCCAGATCGGCCGAGAGGTCTGCGATACTGCGCCGCGCGTTCATGCGGCGGCCTCCGATGCGCTTGCGCCAACCGGATGTGCGGCAAGAACCCGTGCAAGAACGTCAATGCCGTCCACCGGGATGAACATCCGCGTCTTCCATTGGATCACTTCGGTGAAGCAGCCCATGACCTTCAGACCGGGCAGGGCTGCACCCGACGCACCGATCAGCTCGAGCCTAGGCTGACCCATGACCAGCGACCGGCGCAGCTGGTAGCCGCCAAGGAGGCTCAGGGTCGTTCGCGCCTCCATCACCGCGCCGAACACCTCCTGCGGCGTCATCTCGATCTGACAATCGAGCCCGAGCCGCGCATAGACATTGAGAAGCTGCTCCTGGCTGACCAAGCGACCGATGGCGCGCTCCCCGTCCTCGGTCTGCAGGCGATAGATGCGCATGTTGTCGGCGGGCAGCCGGTCCCAGATTGGCAGGAGAAGGCCGCAGATCAGTGTGATCTTCGACGTGGTGAACTCCGGCACCGCGTCGACCTCGGCCCGCCAGAGCTGTTCGAACATCGCATCATTAATCTCTTCCCAGTGCGATTTCGAGAATTCGGAAAGTGCGAGGATCTCGGTCGCCAAGGGCCGCAGAAGCTTCACCCGCAGGATCGGCACGCCATCCTCATCCATGAAGGCCGGCGCCTTCACCATCAGGGCCGCGCGTTTGGAGGAGGTGTTCCAGCAGAGCGTCGCACCCTTCGTATCGGCGCAGATCGCTCTAACCCGGGGCAGGGTGAGCGGATCGTTGCGATCGGTGCGCTCCACGGTCAGCGCGGTTGCCGTTGCGCCCGTCGCCTCATGCTCGAAGATGACCTTGCGGTCGACGATCTCGAACTTCTCGGCGCGCAGGGTCTCAAGCCCGACGTCCAGCGTGCCTGCCTGGCGCGCATCTTCGATGATAGCCGAAAGAAACCCGCCGAAGGCCTCAAAGATTGCATCCTGCATGTCGATGCGGAGGGCCAGGCAGCGGTTCAGGAACTGCTGGATCGGCGGCAGGTTTTCTTTCATCGTACCATCCGCCTCATCGAGCGTCAGCCCGGTCATCTCCTGAAACTTCGCGTAGGAGCAGGCGTCGATCTTGCCCGCCCGCAGCTTGTAGAAGAACTGCCGCAGCGCCGCGCGCGCGTAGGGACTCTCGAGGTTGTCCTCTGCGCGGAACATGTTCTGCCCGCCGGTCTCGCGTTGCCCCTTGGTGATGGCCCCGAGCGTGTCGAGACGGCGGGCGATGGTGGAAAGAAACCGCTTCTCGCCTTTCACATTGGTCGCCACCGGCCGGAACAGCGGCGGCTGCGCCTGGTTGGTACGATTGGTGCGCCCGAGCCCCTGGATCGCATTGTCGGCCTTCCAGCCGGGCTCCAGAAGGTAATGCACCCGATGGCGCTGGTTCTTGGCCCCGAGATCGGCATGGTAGCTGCGCCCGGTGCCACCGGCATCGGAGAAGATCAGGATGCGCTTGGCATCATCCATGAAGGCCTGGGTTTCGCCCAGATTGGAGGAGGCGGGGCGGTTCTCGACCTTGAGCCGTCCTTGCCGCGTTTTCACGATGCGCCGCTTGCGCCCCGTGACCTCGGCGACCGCCTCCCCGCCGAAATGCCAGAGGATCTGGTCGAGCGCGCCCTGCACCGGAGCGAGGGCACCCAGATGTTCGACAAGAGCGTCCCGCCGCCGCTCCGCCTCACGGCAGATAATCGGATTGCCGTCGCCATCGAGGGCAGAACGCGAGCGCAGATCGCCATTCTCGTCCGTATAGGGCTCAAAAAGCTGCGTCGGGAAGCTGTGCAACAGGTAGTCCATGATGTTCTCGCGCGGCGTAAAATCGACCTGCAGATCATCCCACTCGGAGGGCGGGATGTCTTCGAGGCGGCGCTCCATCACTGCCTCGCTGGTCGACACCACCTGGATCACCGCCGAATGACCCGCAGCCAGATCCGCCTCGATCGAACGGATCAGGGAGGGGCACTTCATAGCGGTGATGAGATGGTTGAAGAAGCGCTGTTTGTTGCTCTCGAAGGCTGAACGCGCGGCGGATTTAGCCTGGGCGTTCAGCGTGCCGGTCTCGGAGGATATGCCCGAGGCCTGAAGCGCCGCCTCGAGGTTGTTGTGAATGATCTGATAGGCATCGGCGTAGCTGTCGTAGATCGCGACTTGGGCAGGCGTCAGCTCATGCACCAGCATCTCGTATTCGACCCCGGCGTAAGAGAGGGACCGCGCCAGATAAAGCCCGAGCGCCTTCAGGTCGCGCGAGATAATCTCCATGGCGGCGATACCCCCGGCTTCCATCGCGGCGACGAACTCTGCCCGCGTCACAAAGGGGAAATCCCCGGTGCCCCAGA encodes the following:
- the repA gene encoding plasmid partitioning protein RepA → MRERSFEADTKDQPFDEIILQQGELISDRLNMLRQEQYPPDAQKGLRQFSLAEVAYYLGVTQSTIKKLHLEGKGPDPETSSSGRRSYSAEQMLELRAYLDKHGRPGKRRYVPYRQPGEELHVVSVVNFKGGSGKTTTAAHLAQHLALKGHRVLAIDLDPQASLTALHGIQPELDDVPSLYETLRYDDERKPISEVIRPTNFPNLDIVPASLELQEYEYDTPVALTSSDPHEGRTFFTRISKALSEVDDRYDVVVIDCPPQLGYLTLTALTASSSVIVTVHPQMLDVMSMSQFLLMLGGIMKTIRDAGANMRLKWFRYLVTRFEPTDGPQKQMVGFLQAMFPNQMLSAPVLKSTAISDAGITKQTLYEVERSQFVRTTYDRAVTSLNDVNDEIAELIHKAWGRE
- a CDS encoding DUF2493 domain-containing protein, which encodes MPHQTDIPEETGVTSAILDHLALHGATPGPGETDHRPLPQPDEVDLAMATLFETTTGLLTGSQLEDNLEEMLWSLTSIFHRRLAHIQKLLDDNESEVRESLAIQDGSEVASVELERLQMIGLKLWDHRDAFEQMRDLAVDHFSAATGSPWLPRTGSRVSHRGLTSAVVDSRAYLSAKRRKETEVHCPEGTRIAFSGGDYHAYDLIWSVLDATHQKYPDMVLMHGGTPKGAEMIAARWADTRGVTQVVFKPDWKSHGKAAPFKRNDKMLETMPQGLIATPGSGITENIVDKARKLGIRIKRIGA
- a CDS encoding DUF7146 domain-containing protein; its protein translation is MNARRSIADLSADLADRAESFCRQYFPEGRKQGNYWQVGDTSGAKGQSLAIRLQAQGGRKAGSWQDFATGEYGDLIDLLKERLGSVTLKETLREARSFLGEAPCPAALRDTRKAERPDASTNKRIARARKLFAAGKPVLGTLAATYLQGRGITRLGPALRYHPRVFLRQGEDDADPPQRAPALLAKITDNRGQVTGCARTYLDPSTGGLAAIESPKRILGQLHGHAIRFWSGSPRSDLIVGEGLENTLSIGTALPEFDLASCLTATHLGLFIPPPGIQRIWIARDNDEAGRNASIRLRNQLELIGIAFGDLVPNMGDFNDDLRAFGKDPLRRSLLKAMKAQGLEIEDG
- a CDS encoding strawberry notch-like NTP hydrolase domain-containing protein; translated protein: MNAHPHSVPLVPEPEAPARPEASCFAHNLIQTARTLVPVFEAGRSIDAAALRAAMEGAFGASDTSGAWVWKDAYEAAEVAQILMLSRYGALMQRQAASPQAFLTMIERLAALAPSHTRRSEDSVRLQQFSTPLPLAATVAKAAGFQDGDLVLEPSAGTGMLAIFARIADARLALNELAETRRALLGLLFPGAVVSDHDAAAIDDRLDRSITPSVIVMNPPFSAAKHVAGRFRQATSQHVLSALARLAPGGRLVVITGESFRPSMKSFQSTFQRIGQRADVVFSAAIDGKVFARHGTTIDTRLTVIDKRPTGAGETAPTESETAYHPICATTGELLNAVLTHCPERRSPPPCPTSSALSIPSRPTRKNLHALRNAALKETRALAEERAKHPFDDIETAPLDYLAKAWSELDGALQDTVYEAYDLQAIRIDGAAEHPTALVQSAAMASVPPPVPSYRPLLPKSLVQDGLLSAPQLESVIYAGNAHETHLKGWFKRGEIEGQLMAAAEGDEGAFRLRKGWFLGDGTGCGKGRQVAGIILDNWLKGCRRAVWVSKSDKLIEDARRDWVALGGRESDIMPLSKFRQGSDIRLPEGILFVTYATLRSATREGKASRLDQVTSWLGEGFDGVIAFDESHAMANAAGEKSDRGDRRASQQGLAGLALQNAVPDARVLYVSATGATVVGNLAYASRLGLWGTGDFPFVTRAEFVAAMEAGGIAAMEIISRDLKALGLYLARSLSYAGVEYEMLVHELTPAQVAIYDSYADAYQIIHNNLEAALQASGISSETGTLNAQAKSAARSAFESNKQRFFNHLITAMKCPSLIRSIEADLAAGHSAVIQVVSTSEAVMERRLEDIPPSEWDDLQVDFTPRENIMDYLLHSFPTQLFEPYTDENGDLRSRSALDGDGNPIICREAERRRDALVEHLGALAPVQGALDQILWHFGGEAVAEVTGRKRRIVKTRQGRLKVENRPASSNLGETQAFMDDAKRILIFSDAGGTGRSYHADLGAKNQRHRVHYLLEPGWKADNAIQGLGRTNRTNQAQPPLFRPVATNVKGEKRFLSTIARRLDTLGAITKGQRETGGQNMFRAEDNLESPYARAALRQFFYKLRAGKIDACSYAKFQEMTGLTLDEADGTMKENLPPIQQFLNRCLALRIDMQDAIFEAFGGFLSAIIEDARQAGTLDVGLETLRAEKFEIVDRKVIFEHEATGATATALTVERTDRNDPLTLPRVRAICADTKGATLCWNTSSKRAALMVKAPAFMDEDGVPILRVKLLRPLATEILALSEFSKSHWEEINDAMFEQLWRAEVDAVPEFTTSKITLICGLLLPIWDRLPADNMRIYRLQTEDGERAIGRLVSQEQLLNVYARLGLDCQIEMTPQEVFGAVMEARTTLSLLGGYQLRRSLVMGQPRLELIGASGAALPGLKVMGCFTEVIQWKTRMFIPVDGIDVLARVLAAHPVGASASEAAA